Proteins from a single region of Chlamydia buteonis:
- a CDS encoding ATP synthase subunit C: protein MIDLSVVGPVFAMGLAMIGSALGCGMAGVASHAVMSRIDEGHGKIIGLSAMPSSQSIYGLIFMLLLRDGIKDGKVSAIGGVAVGISVGVALLISAVMQGKCCVSAIQAYARSSAIYGKSFASIGIVESFALFAFVFALLLF, encoded by the coding sequence ATGATTGATTTATCGGTTGTTGGTCCTGTTTTTGCCATGGGCTTAGCAATGATAGGCAGTGCCCTTGGTTGTGGTATGGCAGGGGTGGCTTCACATGCTGTGATGTCTCGAATTGATGAGGGGCATGGAAAGATTATAGGCTTGTCTGCAATGCCTTCTTCGCAATCTATCTATGGATTGATTTTTATGCTTTTGCTTAGAGATGGTATAAAAGATGGTAAAGTCAGTGCTATAGGTGGGGTTGCTGTAGGGATTTCTGTGGGGGTCGCACTATTAATATCGGCTGTAATGCAGGGGAAATGTTGTGTAAGTGCTATCCAAGCTTATGCACGCTCTTCAGCTATTTATGGTAAGTCTTTTGCATCTATTGGGATAGTTGAATCGTTTGCACTCTTTGCTTTTGTTTTTGCGTTACTATTGTTCTAG